In a single window of the Aminomonas paucivorans DSM 12260 genome:
- a CDS encoding C45 family autoproteolytic acyltransferase/hydolase codes for MDQGGGTKRSYGVFSLVTLSGSWRGMGRRCGELLGQELRDLYRVAVTETLLGEQGQDPEHLKQVAASFFALYPYRFKEFLRGMAETSGLDLSQHLLLNALEVTAAESLVRPHCSGIAAWGDYTGGNPLVFGRNYDYLPVFRKFTPYLSVVVLHPADGSRPVATVGYAGSCYVTTALNADGLFLELNNGMPSGGALWYESRIPTIASLLGFLLDSTTLEELDGHFQTVRSNFAYIVSVADDRVARCYEWPVFDVKRRASYRPGLLVATNHFADPDWGLPEPEDRAFWLTATRRKNLMALGEHFKGDIGPLRMREILDTSIPDLGATSDLTVYQVVAVPQTRTLWLKAPEVQDWTEIPLAEALASPPGR; via the coding sequence ATGGACCAAGGCGGCGGAACGAAGCGGAGCTACGGCGTCTTTTCCCTGGTGACCCTCTCCGGGTCCTGGAGGGGCATGGGGCGTCGGTGCGGGGAACTCCTGGGGCAGGAGCTGCGGGACCTGTACCGGGTGGCGGTGACGGAGACCCTCTTGGGGGAGCAGGGGCAGGACCCGGAGCACCTGAAGCAGGTGGCGGCGTCCTTCTTCGCCCTGTACCCGTACCGGTTCAAGGAATTCCTTCGGGGCATGGCGGAGACCTCCGGCCTGGACCTGTCCCAGCACCTGCTGCTCAACGCCCTGGAGGTGACGGCGGCGGAATCCCTGGTACGCCCCCACTGTTCGGGCATCGCCGCCTGGGGGGACTACACCGGCGGGAACCCCCTGGTGTTCGGGCGCAACTACGACTACCTGCCCGTGTTCCGGAAGTTCACCCCCTACCTGAGCGTGGTGGTCCTGCACCCCGCCGACGGATCCCGCCCCGTGGCCACGGTGGGCTACGCCGGGTCCTGCTACGTCACCACCGCCCTCAACGCCGACGGCCTCTTCCTGGAGCTGAACAACGGCATGCCCTCCGGGGGAGCCCTGTGGTACGAGAGCCGCATCCCCACCATCGCCTCCCTCCTGGGCTTTCTCCTGGACAGCACCACCCTGGAGGAGCTGGACGGGCACTTCCAGACGGTGCGCTCCAACTTCGCCTACATCGTCTCCGTGGCGGACGATCGGGTGGCCCGGTGCTACGAGTGGCCGGTGTTCGACGTGAAACGTCGGGCCTCCTACCGCCCGGGGCTGCTGGTGGCCACCAACCACTTCGCCGATCCCGACTGGGGCCTGCCGGAGCCGGAGGACCGGGCCTTCTGGCTCACCGCCACCCGCCGGAAGAACCTCATGGCCCTGGGGGAGCACTTCAAGGGAGACATCGGCCCCCTGCGGATGCGGGAGATCCTGGACACCTCCATCCCCGACCTGGGAGCCACGTCGGACCTCACGGTGTACCAGGTGGTGGCGGTGCCCCAGACCCGGACCCTGTGGCTGAAGGCCCCGGAGGTGCAGGACTGGACGGAGATTCCCCTGGCGGAGGCCCTGGCCTCTCCGCCGGGCCGGTAG
- a CDS encoding metallophosphoesterase family protein, with amino-acid sequence MRRRRDVGWWGLLLVLGWAAVASAATLGSNDRALEAIRARDPGDRDFSFLVVGDSRGPRSRFPQVAEEMRPVSGDFVFHLGDLTNRGTSKEYEEVQRSLDSLGRPVLAVMGNHELVDRGRGRFALRFGQSFDGAFRYGGGLFLFLDNADGRPLGEKRLAWLRSALEEGRDARFRLVFCHQPLYDPRKGQEVSGHSMDPRGARELLEVFREGRVTRVFASHVHGWYDGAWGGVPFTVTGGGGAHLYDKDPAHGFFHFLRVDVTGTEVSVRVFPVPTR; translated from the coding sequence ATGAGGAGACGGCGAGACGTCGGCTGGTGGGGGCTCCTGTTGGTGCTGGGATGGGCCGCCGTCGCTTCGGCGGCGACCCTGGGAAGCAACGATCGGGCCCTGGAGGCGATCCGGGCGCGGGATCCGGGGGACCGGGATTTCTCCTTCCTCGTGGTGGGGGACAGCCGAGGCCCCCGTTCCCGGTTCCCTCAGGTGGCCGAGGAGATGCGCCCCGTGTCGGGGGACTTCGTCTTCCACCTGGGAGACCTGACCAATCGGGGCACGTCGAAGGAGTACGAGGAGGTCCAGCGGAGCCTGGACTCCCTGGGGCGTCCGGTGCTGGCGGTGATGGGCAACCACGAGCTGGTGGACCGGGGGCGGGGACGCTTCGCCCTGCGGTTCGGCCAGAGCTTCGACGGGGCCTTCCGCTACGGAGGGGGGCTCTTCCTGTTCCTCGACAACGCCGACGGACGCCCCTTGGGGGAGAAGCGCCTGGCCTGGCTGCGCTCCGCCCTGGAAGAGGGGCGGGACGCTCGCTTTCGGCTGGTGTTCTGCCACCAGCCCCTCTACGACCCCCGCAAGGGGCAGGAGGTTTCGGGGCACAGCATGGACCCCCGAGGGGCCCGGGAGCTGCTGGAGGTCTTCCGGGAGGGGCGGGTGACCCGGGTCTTCGCCAGCCACGTGCACGGCTGGTACGACGGCGCCTGGGGCGGCGTGCCCTTCACCGTCACGGGAGGGGGAGGGGCGCACCTGTACGACAAGGACCCCGCCCACGGGTTCTTCCATTTCCTCCGGGTGGACGTGACGGGGACGGAGGTTTCGGTGCGCGTCTTCCCGGTGCCGACCCGTTGA
- the rsmG gene encoding 16S rRNA (guanine(527)-N(7))-methyltransferase RsmG — MELDLTEPLNLLRRHEGEVRHFVALLATANTRARLTGPTDELVLWEDHVVDCAAALALLPQGGQVIDVGTGGGLPGLVWALCRPDVAVTLLDSVERKCALVGEMVQVLGLPPERVQVVCERSETFAARNREVFDLASARAVCEAGVLAEVLSPLVRPGGHLLAFKGPRAEEELEGGREKWDRLGLGEPERLGYDLGDKVRCFVRWEKIAPCPSKYPRRPGMAEKRPWYR; from the coding sequence ATGGAGCTGGACCTGACCGAACCGCTGAACCTGCTGCGCCGCCACGAGGGGGAGGTACGTCACTTCGTGGCCCTCCTGGCCACCGCCAACACACGGGCCCGCCTGACGGGCCCCACGGACGAACTCGTCCTCTGGGAAGACCACGTGGTGGACTGCGCCGCCGCTCTCGCCCTGCTCCCCCAGGGGGGACAGGTGATCGACGTGGGCACCGGGGGAGGCCTGCCGGGGCTCGTATGGGCCCTCTGCCGCCCCGACGTGGCGGTCACCCTGCTGGACAGCGTGGAGCGCAAGTGCGCCCTGGTGGGGGAGATGGTCCAGGTCCTGGGGCTGCCCCCGGAACGGGTCCAGGTGGTGTGCGAACGCTCCGAGACCTTCGCCGCCCGCAACCGGGAGGTCTTCGACCTGGCCTCCGCACGGGCGGTGTGCGAGGCGGGGGTGCTGGCGGAGGTTCTCTCCCCCCTGGTGCGTCCGGGGGGACACCTGCTGGCCTTCAAGGGGCCAAGGGCGGAGGAGGAGCTGGAGGGAGGCCGGGAAAAGTGGGATCGCCTGGGCCTGGGGGAACCGGAGCGGCTGGGTTACGACCTGGGGGACAAGGTCCGGTGCTTCGTGCGATGGGAGAAGATCGCCCCCTGCCCCTCCAAGTACCCCCGTCGGCCGGGGATGGCGGAAAAACGCCCCTGGTACCGATAG